A genome region from Cucurbita pepo subsp. pepo cultivar mu-cu-16 chromosome LG02, ASM280686v2, whole genome shotgun sequence includes the following:
- the LOC111787580 gene encoding probable carboxylesterase 17, whose amino-acid sequence MIFKRMAAMYVDPRLKLQMAKPHLQNGGTSEEIEGLIRVYADGHVERPPIIPNVACSTTASDKGVTAKDVLIDIFTNTWARIYIPNSQRNLPLLVYFHGGGFCVGSAAWSCYHEFLLNLASKAKCVILSINYRLSPENRLPAAYDDGFNALMWLKQQAITNPIEHKWWSGNCNPSKLFLAGDSAGANIVYNTATRLGHNESTLLKPLTLKGIILIQPFFGGESRTKSEKLAATPSSTSALTLSASDTYWRLSLPPTANRDHPWSNPLVNGGAKLKETKLPPLMVCISELDILLDRNLEFCAAMAGAGKKVDRVILKGVGHGFQILNKDQISTQRTQELMGSIRAFIHQQ is encoded by the coding sequence ATGATATTCAAAAGAATGGCTGCCATGTACGTCGATCCAAGGCTCAAACTCCAGATGGCCAAACCCCACCTTCAAAATGGAGGCACGTCAGAAGAGATTGAAGGGCTGATTCGAGTTTATGCAGATGGTCATGTTGAAAGGCCCCCAATCATCCCAAATGTAGCCTGCAGCACCACAGCATCAGACAAAGGCGTAACTGCAAAAGATGTTCTCATAGACATTTTTACAAACACTTGGGCGCGTATTTACATTCCTAACTCTCAACGAAACCTCCCTTTGCTTGTTTACTTCCATGGCGGTGGCTTTTGCGTTGGCTCTGCCGCCTGGAGCTGTTACCATGAATTCCTCCTCAATCTTGCTTCCAAAGCAAAATGTGTAATCCTCTCAATCAACTATCGTCTTTCCCCTGAAAATCGCCTCCCCGCCGCTTATGACGACGGATTCAACGCACTCATGTGGTTGAAACAGCAAGCAATAACCAACCCAATCGAACACAAATGGTGGTCAGGCAATTGCAATCCATCAAAATTGTTCCTCGCCGGCGATAGCGCTGGAGCAAACATAGTATACAACACCGCTACAAGGCTAGGGCACAACGAATCCACACTCCTAAAACCCCTAACTCTAAAGGGTATAATCCTAATCCAACCTTTCTTCGGCGGAGAATCGCGAACCAAATCAGAAAAGCTCGCCGCTACGCCCTCCTCCACCTCCGCGCTAACTCTCTCCGCCTCCGACACATACTGGCGGCTATCCCTTCCGCCGACGGCCAATCGCGACCATCCATGGAGCAACCCACTGGTGAATGGCGGCGCAAAGCTGAAAGAAACGAAACTTCCACCATTAATGGTATGCATATCGGAGTTGGACATACTGTTGGACAGAAACTTAGAATTCTGTGCAGCCATGGCAGGCGCCGGGAAGAAAGTGGATAGAGTGATTCTGAAGGGAGTTGGACATGGCTTCCAAATTCTGAACAAAGATCAGATCTCCACTCAGCGAACACAAGAACTGATGGGTTCCATTCGAGCTTTCATTCATCAACAATAG
- the LOC111789427 gene encoding zinc finger protein CONSTANS-LIKE 2-like, producing MLKTEHDYFGGAAATATATTAVICEACERSPAVLICKADAASLCAACDAEIHSANPLARRHHRVPIGGADMVGTTPECQEEEDEDEAASWLLLNPLKTNNENRGGGSIQSNNNTNGLFLLGGEDDYLNFVEFNGCGEDQFEGSENYGGGGGGGGGGGGGEDRVVPIEFEGKDPMLEQSYGGVDGSYSYNGFLTHAVTSLPTSLLPSSMEVGVVPDSATTMSDISVFSNIRPPKGTIDLFSGAADVAAVQMPATQLSPMDREARVLRYREKKKTRKFEKTIRYASRKAYAETRPRIKGRFAKRTDVEVKLDRKFSSPLMANVGYGIVPSF from the coding sequence ATGTTGAAAACAGAGCACGACTACTTCGGCGGAGCCGCCGCCACTGCCACCGCCACCACCGCCGTAATATGTGAGGCATGCGAGAGATCCCCAGCTGTTTTAATCTGCAAAGCGGACGCTGCCTCGCTCTGCGCCGCCTGCGATGCCGAGATTCACTCGGCGAATCCTCTTGCACGCCGTCACCACCGCGTCCCAATTGGTGGTGCTGACATGGTCGGAACTACACCGGAATGTcaggaagaggaagacgaggACGAGGCTGCTTCCTGGCTGCTGTTGAATCCATTGAAGACCAACAACGAAAACAGAGGAGGTGGTTCGATACAGAGCAATAACAATACGAATGGGTTGTTTTTGTTGGGTGGGGAAGatgattatttgaattttgtggaGTTTAATGGTTGTGGGGAAGATCAATTTGAGGGGTCGGAGAATtatggcggcggcggcggcggcggaggaggaggaggaggaggagaggaCAGAGTGGTGCCGATTGAATTTGAAGGGAAAGATCCGATGTTGGAACAGAGCTACGGCGGCGTTGATGGGAGCTACTCCTACAATGGCTTCCTCACCCACGCTGTCACCTCCTTACCAACCTCTCTCTTACCTTCATCAATGGAGGTCGGGGTAGTACCAGATTCAGCAACAACCATGAGCGACATATCCGTATTCTCCAACATAAGGCCACCAAAAGGAACAATCGATCTGTTCTCCGGCGCGGCGGACGTGGCGGCGGTTCAAATGCCGGCGACCCAATTGAGTCCAATGGACAGAGAAGCCCGAGTGTTACGGtacagagagaagaagaagacaaggaaGTTCGAGAAGACCATTAGATACGCGTCTAGAAAGGCCTACGCTGAGACCCGGCCGAGAATCAAGGGCCGGTTCGCGAAACGAACCGATGTGGAGGTTAAACTCGACCGGAAATTCTCCAGCCCGTTAATGGCGAACGTTGGATATGGGATTGTGCCTTCGTTTTGA
- the LOC111789013 gene encoding protein GLUTAMINE DUMPER 4-like, which produces MRPSASTPPPRNSTGAAAATAAIDTGFGNWHSPIPYLFTGLAIVLGLIAIALLVLSCSYLHSPSDSHSPAAAASPAPDEQEKLPNGARDSEPTILVIMAGDDNPTFFAKQTTL; this is translated from the coding sequence atgagACCTTCAGCTTCAACTCCACCTCCAAGAAACTCCACCggcgccgccgccgccaccgccgccatCGACACCGGATTTGGAAACTGGCACTCTCCCATCCCATATCTCTTCACAGGCTTAGCCATCGTTTTGGGTCTCATTGCCATTGCATTGCTCGTCCTCTCTTGCTCCTACTTGCATTCCCCTTCCGATTCTCACTcccccgccgccgccgcctctcCTGCCCCCGACGAACAAGAAAAGCTGCCCAACGGTGCCCGGGACTCGGAGCCGACCATTCTCGTTATTATGGCCGGAGACGATAATCCTACCTTCTTCGCCAAACAAACAACTCTTTGA
- the LOC111788487 gene encoding protein GLUTAMINE DUMPER 6-like: MRRLATAAPPPTAANLHLWNSPIPYLFGGLFLTMLLIAVALIILACSFRKRFFTGHSSPGSQKDPPVTGSAAMELVMEPKILVIMAGNNTPTFLAMPAAAALGNVPRRCSCTAIQQDDKQNHSAA; the protein is encoded by the coding sequence ATGAGGCGCCTAGCCACCGCTGCACCACCACCCACCGCCGCCAACCTCCACCTATGGAACTCCCCAATTCCCTACCTCTTCGGCGGCCTATTTCTCACCATGCTTCTCATCGCCGTAGCTCTCATCATCCTCGCATGCTCCTTCCGTAAACGCTTCTTCACCGGCCACTCTTCACCCGGCAGCCAGAAGGACCCACCAGTCACCGGCTCCGCCGCCATGGAGCTCGTAATGGAGCCAAAGATTTTGGTCATCATGGCCGGAAACAACACACCCACGTTCTTGGCTATGCCTGCAGCCGCCGCTCTCGGCAACGTCCCACGGCGGTGCAGTTGCACGGCAATCCAACAAGATGACAAACAGAATCACTCAGCTGCTTGA
- the LOC111787567 gene encoding 6-phosphogluconate dehydrogenase, decarboxylating 1-like, giving the protein MAATSTRIGVAGLAVMGKNMALNIAEKGFPVSVYNRTASKVDDTVQRAKAEGNLPVYGFHDPKSFINSIQKPRVVLILVKAGAPVDDTINTLSPFMETGDCIIDGGNEWYETTERRQKAMAELGLLYLGMGVSGGEEGARNGPSLMPGGSIDAYKNIEDILLNVAAQVSDSGPCVTYVGEGGSGHFVKMVHNAVEYGDMQLITEASDVLKSAGKLSNEEIHEVFSEWNRGELRSYLIEITAHIFEVKDDKGKGYLVDKVLDKTSLKDNGRWFVQQAAELSVSAPTIAASLDARYLCGLKGERVEAAKVYQSAEFGGEVNKEKLINDVKQALYASKICNYAQGMNLIPAKSAEKGWSLKPGEIARIWKAGCVVQGVFLERVRKAYDRNPDLVNLLVDPEFAKEMMQRQSALRRVVCVAINCGVSTPGMSASLAYFDSYRRERVATSLVQAQLDYFGAHTYERIDMEGSFHTDWIKIVKRMNEPTN; this is encoded by the coding sequence ATGGCGGCTACTTCTACACGAATAGGCGTTGCTGGTCTGGCCGTAATGGGCAAAAACATGGCTCTCAATATAGCAGAAAAAGGCTTCCCTGTTTCCGTATACAATCGAACCGCTTCCAAGGTCGATGACACCGTTcaacgagccaaagcggaaGGAAACCTCCCCGTCTACGGCTTCCACGATCCCAAATCCTTTATCAATTCCATTCAAAAGCCCCGCGTTGTGTTGATCCTTGTGAAGGCAGGGGCACCCGTTGATGACACCATAAACACCCTCTCACCCTTCATGGAAACAGGGGATTGCATAATCGATGGCGGTAATGAGTGGTATGAGACCACCGAGAGAAGGCAAAAGGCCATGGCTGAATTGGGTCTTCTTTACCTTGGAATGGGCGTGTCAGGCGGCGAAGAGGGTGCCCGGAATGGCCCCTCATTGATGCCTGGAGGCTCAATCGATGCTTACAAGAACATCGAGGACATTCTTCTTAATGTAGCAGCGCAAGTTTCTGATAGCGGCCCCTGCGTGACATATGTCGGGGAAGGAGGGTCGGGGCATTTCGTTAAGATGGTTCATAACGCGGTTGAGTATGGTGATATGCAGCTGATTACTGAGGCGTCCGATGTACTGAAATCAGCTGGAAAGTTGTCGAATGAGGAAATTCATGAAGTTTTCTCTGAATGGAACAGAGGGGAGCTTCGAAGCTATTTAATTGAAATCACTGCGCATATTTTTGAGGTTAAGGATGACAAGGGAAAAGGGTATTTGGTCGACAAGGTTTTGGACAAGACAAGCTTGAAGGACAACGGGAGGTGGTTTGTGCAGCAAGCGGCAGAGCTCTCTGTTTCAGCGCCGACCATTGCTGCTTCTCTTGATGCAAGATATCTATGTGGGTTGAAAGGGGAAAGGGTGGAAGCTGCAAAAGTTTACCAATCAGCTGAATTCGGGGGAGAGGTAAACAAGGAGAAGCTGATCAACGATGTCAAACAAGCTCTTTATGCATCGAAGATCTGTAACTACGCTCAGGGGATGAACTTGATTCCGGCTAAGAGTGCCGAGAAAGGGTGGAGCTTGAAGCCAGGGGAGATTGCGCGGATTTGGAAAGCTGGGTGCGTTGTTCAGGGCGTGTTCTTGGAGAGAGTGAGGAAGGCGTATGATAGAAACCCAGATCTTGTGAACCTTTTGGTGGATCCGGAGTTTGCTAAGGAGATGATGCAGCGACAATCGGCTTTGCGGCGAGTGGTTTGCGTAGCGATTAACTGTGGCGTTAGCACGCCGGGGATGTCTGCTAGCCTTGCTTATTTCGATAGCTATCGAAGGGAGAGAGTGGCTACGAGCTTGGTTCAAGCTCAACTTGACTACTTTGGTGCTCACACTTATGAAAGGATTGACATGGAGGGATCGTTTCATACTGATTGGATCAAGATTGTTAAACGAATGAACGAACCAACGAATTAA
- the LOC111787634 gene encoding LOW QUALITY PROTEIN: probable galacturonosyltransferase 9 (The sequence of the model RefSeq protein was modified relative to this genomic sequence to represent the inferred CDS: deleted 1 base in 1 codon) — protein MPVPIRGGRGASNSGGFNLRSFFSHRIFISALFSLLFIATVSVIFSRNPSTPHHDSALPTTGNAYLRRTFLTLSSNPFKIRLDLIYKQASDHITLVNAYAAYARKLKLEMSKQLKMFDDLAQNLSDIQTKPSYRGALFDSTSPVDEDVLRQFEKEVKDKVKTARMMLVESKENYDNQLKIQKLKDTIFAVNELLIKAKKNGAFASSIAARSIPKSLHCLSMRLVEEKISHPEKYTDDEPKAEFDNPSLYHYAIFSDNIIAVSVVVRSVVKNAEEPWKHVFHIVTDRMNLAAMKVWFKMRPMERGAHIEIKAVGDFRFLNSSYVPLLKQQDLPSSENRGDKPKDTFVLNHVRFYLADMFPKLKKIVFLEDDVVVQKDITGLWKIDLEGRVNGAVEVCFGSFHRLGHYLNFSHPLIKEKLNPKACAWSFGMNVLDLDAWRSEKCTEEYNYWQNLNEDGSLWSGGTLPPGLITFYSKTKPLDRSWHVLGLGYNPSISMDAINNAAVIHYNGNMKPWLDIAMNQYKGFWTKYVDTEMEFVQMCNFGL, from the exons ATGCCAGTTCCCATCCGGGGAGGCCGAGGAGCGTCAAATTCCGGCGGGTTCAACCTCCGGAGCTTCTTCTCTCACCGGATCTTCATTTCCGCTCTGTTTTCGCTTCTTTTCATTGCCACAGTTTCAGTCATCTTCTCCAGGAATCCCTCCACGCCACACCACGATTCT GCCCTTCCTACTACTGGAAATGCATATCTCCGACGAACATTTCTGACTCTGAGTTCTAATCCATTCAAAATTCGATTAGATTTGATATATAAGCAAGCGAGTGATCACATCACCCTTGTTAATGCTTATGCTGCATATGCAAGGAAGCTCAAGCTAGAGATGTCTAAGCAATTGAAAATGTTTGATGATTTAGCTCAAAATTTATCAGATATTCAGACGAAACCGAGTTACCGTGGGGCTTTGTTCGATTCGACCAGTCCGGTGGATGAAGATGTGTTGAGACAATTTGAGAAGGAGGTTAAGGATAAGGTGAAGACTGCAAGGATGATGCTTGTGGAGTCAAAGGAGAATTACGATAATCAGTTGAAAATCCAGAAGTTAAAAGACACCATTTTTGCAGTTAATGAGTTGCTTATCAAAGCAAAGAAGAATGGTGCATTTGCAAGCTCAATTGCTGCAAGATCAATACCAAAAAGCTTGCATTGCTTGTCAATGAGGCTTGTGGAGGAGAAGATTTCGCACCCGGAGAAGTATACAGACGATGAACCGAAGGCCGAGTTTGATAATCCAAGTCTATACCATTATGCAATTTTCTCGGATAATATCATTGCGGTATCTGTCGTTGTAAGATCCGTGGTGAAGAACGCCGAAGAACCATGGAAACATGTTTTTCATATTGTTACTGACAGGATGAATCTTGCAGCAATGAAGGTTTGGTTTAAGATGAGGCCTATGGAAAGAGGAGCTCATATTGAAATAAAGGCTGTGGGAGATTTTAGGTTCTTGAACTCATCATATGTGCCATTGTTAAAGCAACAGGACTTGCCTTCCTCCGAGAATCGAGGAGACAAGCCGAAGGACACGTTTGTGCTGAATCATGTTCGGTTTTATTTGGCTGACATGTTTCCTAAGTTGAAGAAAATTGTGTTCTTGGAAGATGATGTGGTTGTTCAAAAGGACATAACAGGATTGTGGAAGATTGATTTGGAGGGGAGGGTGAATGGTGCTGTTGAGGTTTGCTTTGGTTCCTTTCATCGGTTGGGTCATTATTTGAACTTCTCACACCCTTTAATTAAGGAGAAGTTGAACCCCAAGGCATGTGCTTGGTCTTTTGGGATGAatgttcttgatcttgatGCTTGGAGAAGTGAGAAATGCACGGAAGAGTACAATTATTGGCAGAACTTG AACGAGGACGGGTCGTTATGGAGC GGGGGAACTCTTCCACCTGGTCTAATCACCTTCTACTCAAAAACAAAGCCACTGGACAGATCTTGGCATGTGCTTGGGCTTGGTTACAATCCTAGTATAAGCATGGATGCTATCAACAATGCTGCAGTCATCCATTACAATGGTAACATGAAACCGTGGCTGGACATTGCCATGAACCAGTACAAAGGTTTTTGGACTAAATATGTGGACACTGAAATGGAGTTCGTGCAGATGTGCAATTTTGGGTTATAG